In Streptomyces sp. NBC_01216, one genomic interval encodes:
- a CDS encoding class I adenylate-forming enzyme family protein — protein sequence MTRRPAAPRLPRLTIDGTHVPPAHLARLVARTARELAAAGAGPGRAAALACDHPLTAVVATLAADTVGAPLLLDGAAPARHIAPAAAVRALPSGDPYVTGTTVRPLDLPQRAATVFWTSGSSGDPKAVAVSAAALAHQAGATAARMRITADDRLLLPLPLRHAYGHSVLRVWRATGAHLYAETGFHLRGLLSRLATEGITALDGVPTMYRMLATEAARDSESARLLAGPRIRGCGGDVLTTTLYDDFLTITGAPLHDGYGLSEAGPNVALNAPGDLRRGTVGRLLDGVRARVTGPAHEIEIDSPSLMLGHLDPLTGTLDRTAFTPDGWLRTGDTGRLSADGRLTVAGRVKEVLVVHGETVALTVVEDAVRTAAGVADAAVVGVRHGDRGDTVWAFVESPDADTAAVAGRVTAECRRRLPPHVRPRTVRVMTALPRTGSGKHDRVRLRAWAGADLPAAA from the coding sequence ATGACCCGCCGCCCGGCAGCCCCCCGACTGCCGCGCCTGACCATCGACGGGACTCACGTCCCGCCCGCCCACCTGGCCAGGCTGGTGGCCCGTACGGCCCGCGAACTCGCCGCGGCCGGAGCCGGACCGGGCCGCGCCGCCGCCCTTGCCTGCGACCATCCGCTGACCGCCGTCGTCGCCACGCTCGCCGCCGACACCGTCGGCGCGCCCCTGCTGCTCGATGGCGCGGCGCCCGCCCGCCACATCGCCCCGGCCGCCGCGGTCCGCGCCCTTCCTTCGGGGGACCCCTACGTCACCGGCACGACCGTCCGCCCCCTTGACCTCCCCCAGCGGGCCGCGACCGTCTTCTGGACTTCCGGCAGCTCCGGCGACCCCAAGGCGGTCGCGGTCTCCGCCGCCGCCCTCGCTCACCAGGCCGGAGCCACCGCCGCCCGGATGCGGATCACCGCCGACGACCGGCTGCTGCTCCCGCTGCCACTGCGCCACGCCTACGGCCACAGTGTCCTGAGGGTCTGGCGGGCCACCGGCGCCCATCTGTACGCCGAGACGGGATTCCACCTGCGCGGACTGCTCTCCCGCCTCGCGACAGAGGGCATCACCGCGCTGGACGGCGTGCCCACCATGTACCGGATGCTTGCGACGGAGGCGGCCAGGGATTCCGAGTCGGCACGTCTACTGGCGGGCCCCCGGATCCGCGGCTGCGGCGGCGACGTCCTGACGACCACCCTCTATGACGACTTCCTCACGATCACCGGCGCGCCGCTGCACGACGGCTACGGGCTCAGCGAGGCCGGGCCGAACGTCGCCCTGAACGCCCCCGGCGACCTGCGCCGCGGCACCGTGGGGCGGCTCCTCGACGGGGTCCGGGCCCGGGTGACCGGGCCCGCCCACGAGATCGAGATCGACAGCCCCAGCCTGATGCTCGGCCACCTCGACCCGCTCACCGGCACCCTCGACCGCACCGCGTTCACTCCGGACGGCTGGCTGCGTACCGGAGACACCGGCCGTCTCTCCGCCGACGGGCGGCTCACCGTCGCCGGACGCGTCAAGGAGGTCCTCGTCGTCCACGGCGAGACGGTCGCCCTCACGGTCGTCGAGGACGCGGTGCGTACGGCCGCGGGTGTGGCGGACGCCGCCGTCGTCGGTGTCCGCCACGGCGACCGCGGTGACACCGTGTGGGCGTTCGTGGAGAGCCCGGACGCCGACACCGCCGCTGTGGCGGGCCGTGTCACCGCCGAGTGCCGCCGACGGCTCCCGCCGCACGTACGTCCGCGCACCGTCCGTGTCATGACCGCTCTGCCCCGTACCGGCAGCGGTAAGCACGATCGGGTACGTCTCCGTGCTTGGGCCGGCGCCGACCTCCCGGCGGCGGCCTGA